In Acinetobacter sp. C32I, one genomic interval encodes:
- the queF gene encoding NADPH-dependent 7-cyano-7-deazaguanine reductase QueF (Catalyzes the NADPH-dependent reduction of 7-cyano-7-deazaguanine (preQ0) to 7-aminomethyl-7-deazaguanine (preQ1) in queuosine biosynthesis) yields the protein MSVEHSLLGKDTQYPTQYQPDVLFPIARAESRQQYLHVDGITQGKDWWHVFEISWLNSFGLPQVAIGRLTLPAHSPNLIESKSLKLYFNSMNFTQFESQQAFVETVERDLSNAAGAKVELQLFQVDDLEISKPQGICIDDLIPERLSEHPDSTLLQLDTSAEDEVEIELYSHLLRSNCPVTGQPDWGTVFIRLQGKKPCYRSVLAYIISYRQHNGFHEQCVEQIFADIWQLLKPEKLMVYATYTRRGGLDINPCRVSDLSWMPEPIRLARQ from the coding sequence ATGAGTGTTGAACATTCTTTATTGGGTAAAGACACCCAATACCCAACTCAATATCAACCCGATGTTTTATTTCCGATTGCTCGTGCCGAGTCACGTCAACAGTATTTACATGTTGACGGAATTACGCAGGGTAAAGACTGGTGGCATGTATTTGAAATTTCATGGCTGAACAGCTTCGGTTTACCGCAAGTGGCTATTGGTCGTTTGACCCTACCAGCTCACTCACCCAATTTAATTGAATCAAAGTCACTTAAACTTTATTTCAACAGCATGAACTTCACCCAATTTGAGTCTCAGCAAGCCTTTGTTGAAACCGTTGAACGTGATTTATCCAATGCTGCGGGTGCAAAAGTTGAATTACAACTGTTCCAAGTTGATGATTTAGAGATTTCTAAACCTCAAGGGATCTGTATTGACGATCTCATTCCTGAACGTTTATCAGAACATCCTGATTCAACATTGTTGCAGTTAGATACAAGCGCTGAAGATGAAGTTGAAATCGAGCTGTATTCACATTTATTGAGAAGCAACTGTCCAGTGACGGGTCAGCCCGACTGGGGCACGGTTTTTATTCGTTTGCAAGGTAAAAAACCTTGTTATCGCAGCGTTTTAGCTTATATTATCTCGTACCGTCAGCATAATGGTTTCCATGAACAATGTGTTGAGCAAATATTTGCGGATATTTGGCAACTGTTAAAGCCAGAAAAACTGATGGTCTATGCAACTTATACTCGCCGTGGGGGCTTGGATATTAACCCATGCCGAGTATCAGATTTGTCATGGATGCCCGAGCCAATTCGCTTGGCACGACAATAA